A region of Pseudomonadota bacterium DNA encodes the following proteins:
- a CDS encoding efflux RND transporter permease subunit, whose translation MNGVIKWFTQNHVAANLLMFFLLIGGIVVGTSIKLEVFPDLVLDKINISVVYIGASPAEVEEGVIRKIEEKISGLAGIKRIDSTVREGFGSVIVEVMKDWDLKKLLDDVKAEVDHITTFPEEAEQPVVREIVRRSQVINIAIYGDVSESTLKHLANRIKDDLTNLPGVTQADIGAVREREIHIEISEKTLRRYGLTLANVADIITRSSFDLPAGSVKTAGGEILIRTKGKRYYADDYRNIAIINRPDGSRVTLDNIAKLSDGFQDVDVFAHFMGKPAAIINVFRVADQSALSVVKAVKKYIKEIQPSLPKGVDIEYFGDMSKILKSRIELLMKNMAMGLFLVIIILGIFMEIRLAFWVTFGIPVSFAAGLMFLPQFDVSINMISLFAFIMVLGIVVDDAIIVGENIYRKYEEGANALDASIIGTMEVGRPVIFSVLTTMVAFWPLLMAGGTMGKLTRNIPLVVILVLSGSLIESLFVLPSHLNRSKALKRNSSPGVKHEKFSARWLNRFVNGPYARLVEFCVKWRYASVALGIAIIFITFGIWQAGLIKYTFFPKVESDTLECMITMPSGTPPARTSEVVSYFEKAAKKVLDEIDKKNPAGAPSNFEYSISMVGSHFDRHSGNNDVGGHLAQIWIQLLESEQRNLSSGEIVNLWRKEAGIVPDAETVSFKSDISNAGNAIEIHLSMDNHEQLLLAADELKNELEKYPGVFDISDSFLPGKQEMQLKLKPAASTLGLTLNDLARQVRSAFYGAEALRLQLDNDEVKVLVRYPESERKSLANTEEMRIRTPSGHEVPFNLVAEIEMKQGYATIERAQRRRVIKVTADVNEKVGNANDIRNDLTQRFIPNLLNRYSGLRYTLEGEGREQNESLADINRGFIFALFGIFALLAIPFRSFSQPLVVMAAIPFGLVGAVIGHILLGFNLSMMSLMGMVGLSGIVVNDSLVLIDRTNRLRTEENYNAYDAIIKAAKLRFRAIILTSLTTFAGLTPIMLEKSIQARFITPMAISLGFGVLFATFITLLLIPCLYMLLEDFLALFSRFRKLPTTD comes from the coding sequence ATGAACGGGGTCATTAAATGGTTTACGCAAAACCATGTTGCCGCAAATCTTTTAATGTTTTTTCTTCTTATCGGCGGAATAGTTGTGGGAACCAGTATCAAACTTGAGGTTTTTCCTGATTTGGTATTGGATAAAATCAACATTTCGGTAGTATACATCGGTGCCTCACCGGCTGAAGTGGAAGAAGGAGTAATCCGAAAAATTGAAGAAAAAATTTCAGGACTTGCCGGCATCAAACGAATAGATTCAACCGTAAGAGAAGGTTTTGGATCTGTAATCGTTGAAGTAATGAAAGACTGGGATTTAAAAAAACTTCTTGATGATGTCAAGGCGGAAGTTGATCATATTACTACATTTCCGGAAGAGGCTGAACAACCGGTTGTCAGGGAAATTGTGCGGCGCAGCCAGGTTATTAATATCGCCATTTACGGAGATGTTTCGGAATCGACTTTAAAACATCTTGCAAACAGAATAAAAGACGATCTTACCAATCTTCCGGGGGTTACCCAGGCAGATATCGGTGCAGTCAGAGAAAGAGAAATCCATATTGAAATTTCCGAAAAAACTCTGCGCAGATATGGCCTTACTCTTGCAAATGTTGCTGATATTATAACCAGAAGCAGTTTCGATCTTCCTGCCGGAAGCGTTAAAACAGCAGGCGGTGAAATTCTTATTCGGACCAAAGGAAAGAGATATTACGCCGATGACTATCGCAATATTGCAATTATCAACCGGCCTGACGGAAGCAGGGTAACTCTGGACAATATTGCAAAACTAAGTGACGGGTTTCAGGATGTGGATGTATTTGCACATTTTATGGGAAAACCGGCGGCTATTATAAATGTTTTCCGGGTTGCCGACCAGAGTGCACTTTCAGTTGTAAAAGCTGTTAAGAAATATATTAAAGAAATTCAGCCAAGTCTGCCGAAAGGCGTAGATATCGAATATTTTGGTGATATGTCCAAAATATTGAAAAGCCGTATTGAACTTCTCATGAAAAATATGGCCATGGGACTTTTTTTGGTAATAATAATTCTTGGCATTTTTATGGAAATCCGGCTTGCATTTTGGGTAACCTTCGGAATTCCGGTATCCTTTGCAGCAGGTTTGATGTTTTTACCCCAGTTTGATGTCTCCATCAATATGATATCTCTTTTTGCTTTTATAATGGTACTTGGTATCGTTGTTGATGATGCCATAATAGTGGGTGAAAATATATACCGGAAATATGAAGAGGGTGCAAATGCCCTTGATGCATCAATCATTGGAACCATGGAGGTGGGAAGGCCTGTTATTTTTTCAGTGTTAACCACTATGGTAGCCTTCTGGCCACTACTAATGGCTGGAGGCACGATGGGAAAACTGACACGAAATATTCCCCTTGTAGTAATTCTGGTTTTATCCGGCTCTTTGATAGAATCACTGTTCGTCCTTCCTTCCCATTTAAACCGCTCGAAAGCACTGAAAAGAAACAGCAGCCCAGGTGTTAAACACGAAAAGTTCAGCGCAAGATGGCTAAACCGCTTTGTTAACGGGCCCTATGCCAGGCTTGTAGAATTTTGCGTAAAATGGCGTTATGCTTCAGTTGCTCTTGGAATTGCCATTATATTTATTACGTTTGGTATTTGGCAGGCGGGTTTAATAAAATACACTTTCTTTCCAAAAGTAGAAAGTGACACGCTGGAATGCATGATAACCATGCCATCAGGAACTCCGCCTGCCAGGACTTCAGAAGTAGTAAGCTATTTTGAAAAAGCTGCAAAAAAAGTTCTGGATGAAATTGATAAAAAGAACCCTGCAGGTGCTCCGTCAAATTTTGAATACAGTATATCCATGGTGGGCTCGCATTTTGACAGACACAGCGGAAACAACGATGTTGGCGGACATCTGGCACAAATATGGATTCAGCTGTTAGAATCTGAACAGCGCAACTTAAGCTCCGGGGAAATTGTAAATCTGTGGCGTAAAGAAGCAGGAATAGTACCCGATGCAGAAACCGTAAGTTTCAAAAGCGATATCAGCAATGCCGGAAATGCCATTGAAATTCACCTTTCCATGGATAATCACGAACAACTTCTTTTGGCTGCAGATGAATTAAAAAATGAACTTGAGAAATATCCGGGCGTATTTGATATAAGCGACAGTTTTTTACCCGGCAAACAGGAGATGCAGCTTAAATTGAAACCGGCTGCCAGCACCCTTGGGCTTACATTAAACGACCTGGCAAGGCAGGTAAGAAGCGCATTTTACGGCGCCGAAGCCCTTCGCCTGCAGCTGGATAATGATGAAGTCAAGGTTTTAGTGCGATATCCCGAATCAGAAAGAAAGTCTCTTGCCAATACCGAAGAAATGAGGATTCGTACACCTTCAGGCCATGAGGTGCCTTTCAATCTTGTAGCGGAAATAGAAATGAAACAGGGCTATGCCACAATTGAAAGGGCCCAGCGCCGAAGGGTTATCAAGGTAACAGCAGATGTTAATGAAAAAGTTGGAAATGCCAATGATATTAGAAACGATCTGACTCAGAGATTTATTCCGAATCTTCTGAACAGGTATTCGGGACTGCGTTACACCCTTGAAGGAGAAGGCCGGGAACAAAACGAATCATTAGCCGATATCAACAGAGGATTCATTTTTGCTCTATTCGGGATATTTGCACTTCTGGCCATTCCATTCAGATCCTTTTCACAACCACTTGTTGTTATGGCTGCAATTCCCTTCGGACTGGTGGGAGCAGTAATCGGTCATATTCTTCTTGGTTTCAACTTAAGTATGATGAGTCTTATGGGTATGGTGGGTCTTTCAGGGATTGTAGTAAACGACTCGCTGGTACTTATAGACCGCACAAACAGATTAAGGACGGAAGAAAATTATAACGCTTATGATGCGATAATAAAAGCAGCCAAGCTAAGATTCCGGGCAATTATCCTTACATCTTTGACCACTTTTGCCGGCTTAACACCCATCATGCTTGAAAAAAGCATACAGGCAAGATTCATTACTCCAATGGCAATCAGCCTTGGGTTTGGAGTACTCTTCGCTACTTTTATTACTTTGCTTTTAATCCCATGTCTATATATGCTGCTGGAAGATTTTTTAGCTTTGTTCTCTCGTTTCAGAAAATTGCCAACTACAGATTAA
- a CDS encoding transporter, protein MAKQLGKFNIETSLFYNIFTKNTDADINEGNETILEIYVGYMIYPGVLAGGNFNATFGENKTVNGHKIHNSGIRRFQAGPSIYWNTGNKLSITLSALSEFGIRNTSQGYLFSGRFVWEF, encoded by the coding sequence ATGGCAAAACAATTGGGCAAATTCAATATTGAGACGAGTCTTTTTTATAATATATTTACAAAAAATACAGATGCAGACATAAATGAAGGTAATGAAACGATTTTGGAAATTTATGTTGGATATATGATATACCCCGGTGTATTGGCAGGTGGAAACTTCAACGCCACATTCGGAGAGAACAAGACAGTAAACGGCCACAAAATCCATAATTCAGGCATAAGACGCTTTCAGGCCGGCCCATCCATATACTGGAATACAGGGAATAAACTTTCTATAACCCTTAGCGCCCTATCCGAATTTGGTATCAGAAATACTTCTCAAGGATATTTATTTTCCGGCAGATTTGTGTGGGAATTTTAG